Proteins encoded by one window of Candidatus Sumerlaea chitinivorans:
- a CDS encoding Hypoxanthine-guanine phosphoribosyltransferase, whose protein sequence is MKFPSDSENELFQDLERVLFTREQIAERVLELGRQISEDYRGKNLVLISILKGGIVFLGDLMRAITIPHSFDLIGASSYRGTVSRGKVIITKDVELDLRGKDILVVEDILDTGHTLSVVCELLRIQNPQSLEICCLLNKQRVRDRELRQPLKYVGFEIPDEFVVGYGLDYNERYRNLSCIGVLKPEIYRA, encoded by the coding sequence TTGAAGTTTCCATCCGATTCAGAAAACGAGCTTTTTCAGGATCTTGAGCGGGTGCTCTTTACTCGCGAACAGATTGCAGAGCGGGTGTTGGAATTAGGGCGCCAGATTTCCGAAGATTATCGCGGAAAGAATCTCGTGCTGATCAGCATTCTCAAGGGGGGAATCGTGTTTTTGGGTGACCTGATGCGCGCAATCACGATCCCGCACAGTTTCGACCTGATTGGCGCGTCCAGCTACCGCGGAACGGTGTCGCGCGGCAAGGTGATCATTACCAAGGATGTCGAGTTGGATCTCCGCGGAAAGGACATTTTGGTGGTCGAGGACATTCTTGATACGGGCCATACTCTGAGCGTCGTGTGCGAGCTTCTACGGATTCAGAACCCGCAGAGCCTCGAGATTTGCTGCTTGCTGAATAAGCAACGCGTCCGCGACCGCGAACTTCGTCAACCGCTCAAGTACGTGGGGTTCGAAATCCCGGATGAATTCGTGGTGGGGTACGGCCTCGATTACAACGAGCGGTACCGGAATCTGTCCTGCATTGGTGTCCTGAAGCCGGAGATCTACCGTGCGTAG
- a CDS encoding Radical SAM domain heme biosynthesis protein codes for MYSRDDFGHSPLLVFYEVTRACDLVCRHCRASAFVNPHPQQLTTAESKALLDDLAQFPKRPMVVLTGGDPMKRPDLEELISYGVSKGLRIAITPSPTPLMSREAIAGMRAAGACGFAVSLDGARAETHDRFRGYDGSFSFSLKMIEWAVSVGLPVQVNTTVIPETAAELEAMAEMLTGLGIQMWSVFFLVPVGRGRHARRLPPHEYETVFEQLYRASRERPYAVKTTEAPHYRRYVMQRLGLAPDAPPERLYGMSRHAPVGTNDGRGVMFVSHVGEIYPSGFLPIECGRFPQQSAVKTYQEQELFVALRDPNRLGGKCGFCEYRAICGGSRARAYAVYGDPFAPEPDCAYVPAVEVGSTT; via the coding sequence ATGTATTCACGCGATGATTTCGGCCACAGCCCACTCCTCGTGTTCTATGAGGTTACGCGAGCATGTGATTTGGTCTGCCGTCATTGCCGAGCCAGTGCATTTGTGAACCCTCACCCGCAGCAACTTACAACGGCCGAGAGCAAAGCGCTACTCGATGATCTTGCTCAGTTCCCAAAACGCCCAATGGTGGTCCTGACCGGTGGCGACCCGATGAAGCGCCCAGATTTAGAGGAACTCATCTCCTATGGCGTGTCAAAAGGTCTACGAATCGCGATCACCCCTTCGCCCACACCGCTGATGAGCCGCGAGGCAATTGCGGGAATGCGAGCCGCCGGCGCCTGTGGATTTGCGGTCAGCCTCGATGGGGCGCGCGCCGAAACCCACGATCGTTTCCGTGGCTACGATGGAAGTTTCTCTTTTAGCCTAAAGATGATCGAGTGGGCGGTAAGCGTGGGGCTGCCGGTTCAAGTCAATACGACGGTGATCCCGGAGACCGCGGCCGAACTTGAGGCCATGGCCGAGATGCTTACGGGGCTGGGCATCCAGATGTGGTCGGTGTTTTTCCTGGTCCCCGTGGGCCGAGGCCGTCACGCCCGCCGACTCCCTCCCCACGAATACGAGACGGTCTTTGAGCAGCTTTACCGCGCCTCGCGCGAGCGCCCTTACGCGGTAAAAACCACCGAGGCTCCCCATTATCGCCGGTATGTCATGCAGCGGCTTGGGCTGGCGCCCGATGCGCCCCCCGAGCGACTCTACGGCATGAGTCGTCACGCCCCCGTCGGGACGAATGACGGCCGAGGGGTTATGTTCGTGAGCCACGTGGGGGAAATCTATCCGAGTGGTTTTCTTCCCATCGAGTGCGGTCGCTTCCCGCAACAATCTGCCGTGAAGACTTATCAGGAACAGGAGTTGTTTGTTGCCCTGCGCGACCCCAACCGCTTGGGAGGAAAGTGCGGCTTCTGTGAGTACCGCGCCATTTGCGGCGGTAGCCGCGCCCGCGCCTATGCGGTGTACGGCGACCCCTTTGCCCCCGAGCCCGACTGTGCCTATGTGCCTGCAGTCGAAGTGGGCTCAACAACGTGA
- a CDS encoding Cellobiose/chitobiose phosphorylase, GH94 family — protein sequence MGGGYSYWKTPRLHRITRHRYNCLPVDRPGHYLYVRDRKSGDYWTPSWQPCMRELEHYECRHGLNYTVITGRRDGVEVSVRTFVPEDDDCELWRVSVRNTTRAKKSLDLFAYVELCMGNALNDLVNQPNDQHFNEVFLDKKSSILYATKRYWNTFGSATVEQSNVAYDRYIVFATSLPLVAFDGSKAEFIGRWRSEQNPIAVERGKLGNTEITAGDAVGALQMRLELGPSATREFVVMLGVVEKRAGYKRDAERLAKKYLDVRRADEAFERMVAHWRDYVSCVQVETPDPDLNRMINVWNQWQTACTFRFSRDAGYYHGGLLFGRGFRDSCQDTFGPLMTRPEWVRQRLTEMSSFQFRDGSVVHCYYPVSGGYTRTGHSDTPLWLPLAVAMYIKETGDFDFLKVKTPYIDGGEATMLEHIYGCLDYTLKNLTERNLPKFGPGDWNDTLDYMGRKGKGESVWNAQCLCYVLKETIELAQRIGDKAAVRRYEAAYKKVADAINKYCWDGEWYIVGTNDLREVVGSKKNRECKIYLNTQTWAVMSGVAPKERALKAMAAAKKYLDTPKGPKLLHPPFRTINPNIGLATRCVPGKKENGAVFNHPVSWAVLAEALLGHGDQAYEYYRKALPMNPVVHIDRYEMEPYVYSEYVTSPDHPTFGQASHSWLTGSSTWMLRDVTDYILGVRPTYEGLTIDPCVPRKWKEFRIRRRFRGKIFEIHVKNPKGVEKGVASITVDGNRISGNLIPVEPPKSQPRRGAKWPVVQVEVIMG from the coding sequence GTGGGAGGAGGCTACAGTTACTGGAAAACCCCGCGACTTCATCGGATCACACGCCACCGCTACAATTGTCTGCCCGTGGATCGGCCGGGACATTACCTCTACGTGCGTGATCGTAAATCGGGCGACTACTGGACACCTTCGTGGCAGCCCTGCATGCGGGAACTTGAGCATTACGAGTGTCGCCACGGCCTCAATTATACGGTGATTACAGGCCGGCGCGACGGCGTGGAAGTTTCGGTCCGGACATTTGTCCCCGAGGACGACGATTGCGAACTTTGGCGGGTGAGCGTACGCAACACCACACGTGCGAAGAAATCGCTCGATCTCTTCGCGTACGTCGAGCTCTGCATGGGCAACGCCCTCAACGACCTCGTCAACCAGCCGAACGACCAGCATTTTAACGAGGTCTTCCTCGATAAGAAGAGCTCGATTCTCTATGCCACGAAGCGCTACTGGAACACCTTTGGCAGCGCGACGGTGGAGCAGAGCAACGTGGCTTACGATCGCTACATCGTCTTCGCGACGTCGCTGCCGCTGGTGGCTTTCGACGGGAGCAAAGCGGAGTTTATCGGGCGTTGGAGAAGCGAACAAAACCCCATCGCCGTGGAGCGCGGTAAGCTTGGCAACACGGAGATCACGGCGGGCGACGCCGTAGGCGCCCTCCAAATGCGGCTGGAATTGGGGCCCAGTGCCACACGCGAATTTGTGGTGATGCTCGGCGTCGTGGAAAAGCGGGCTGGCTACAAGCGCGATGCAGAACGATTGGCCAAGAAGTACTTGGACGTGCGCCGCGCGGATGAAGCATTCGAACGCATGGTGGCCCACTGGCGCGACTACGTTTCCTGCGTGCAGGTGGAAACGCCCGACCCCGATCTCAACCGCATGATCAACGTCTGGAACCAATGGCAAACCGCCTGTACTTTCCGTTTTTCGCGCGATGCCGGCTATTACCACGGCGGGCTTCTGTTTGGGCGCGGATTCCGCGATTCGTGCCAGGACACGTTTGGCCCGCTCATGACCCGCCCCGAGTGGGTCCGCCAACGTCTCACGGAAATGAGTTCCTTCCAGTTCCGCGATGGGAGCGTCGTGCATTGCTACTACCCGGTGAGTGGCGGTTATACACGTACCGGCCACAGCGACACCCCCCTCTGGCTTCCGCTGGCTGTCGCGATGTACATTAAAGAGACCGGGGATTTCGATTTCCTGAAAGTGAAAACCCCCTACATAGATGGCGGCGAAGCCACCATGCTCGAGCACATTTACGGATGCCTCGATTACACGCTCAAAAACCTCACCGAGCGCAATCTGCCGAAATTTGGTCCGGGCGATTGGAACGACACACTCGACTACATGGGGCGAAAGGGCAAAGGCGAGAGCGTGTGGAACGCTCAGTGCCTGTGTTATGTGCTCAAGGAGACCATCGAGTTAGCGCAACGTATCGGCGACAAAGCGGCCGTTCGGCGCTACGAAGCCGCGTACAAAAAGGTAGCTGATGCGATCAACAAGTACTGCTGGGACGGCGAGTGGTACATTGTGGGCACCAACGACCTTCGCGAGGTCGTTGGCTCAAAGAAAAACCGCGAGTGCAAAATCTACCTCAACACCCAAACGTGGGCAGTGATGAGTGGAGTGGCGCCGAAGGAGCGCGCGCTGAAAGCGATGGCCGCGGCTAAGAAATACCTCGACACACCGAAGGGCCCCAAGCTGCTTCATCCGCCGTTCCGCACCATCAACCCCAACATTGGTCTCGCCACCCGATGCGTGCCCGGCAAGAAAGAGAATGGCGCGGTGTTCAATCATCCGGTGAGTTGGGCCGTGTTGGCGGAAGCCTTGCTGGGCCACGGCGACCAAGCCTACGAATACTACCGCAAGGCCCTGCCCATGAACCCGGTCGTCCACATTGATCGTTATGAGATGGAGCCCTACGTCTACAGCGAGTATGTGACGAGCCCCGATCACCCAACGTTTGGGCAGGCGAGCCACTCTTGGCTGACGGGCAGCTCGACGTGGATGTTGCGCGACGTGACCGACTACATCCTTGGGGTGCGGCCTACTTACGAGGGCCTCACCATCGATCCGTGCGTGCCGCGCAAATGGAAAGAATTCCGGATCCGTCGCCGGTTCCGCGGGAAGATTTTTGAAATCCACGTCAAGAACCCGAAAGGCGTCGAAAAGGGAGTGGCGAGCATCACGGTGGATGGGAACCGCATTAGCGGTAACCTGATTCCGGTCGAGCCCCCGAAATCTCAGCCGCGCCGTGGGGCAAAATGGCCCGTGGTGCAGGTTGAAGTGATTATGGGCTGA
- a CDS encoding UDP-3-O-[3-hydroxymyristoyl] glucosamine N-acyltransferase: MRITELALALNSQVEGLTEDFEIQGISTLEAARPGEVSFLVNPKYLKAAAETQASAVIVPENVKLEGKAYIPLRFPWLGVRYLLLHFHPERAEVYYEGVHPSAIVSPEATLGHGVTIGPLAVIGPRVKVGDHTVIGPGCVIGPDVTIGENCYLHPNVVVEHGTQIGNRVIIQSGAVLGGDGFKFEFIQGRWVKIPQVGRVIIEDDVEIGANTTIDRASFVETRIGAGTKIDNLVQIAHNVRIGSNCVIVAQVGIAGSSSVGDGSILAAQAGIADNLILGKGVVVMARSGVKDHLPDGAKVLGAPARPFREAARIMAVEGKLPNLAEEVAELRKRIAELEAKLSAQ; the protein is encoded by the coding sequence ATGCGGATCACAGAACTCGCGCTCGCTCTAAATTCCCAAGTGGAAGGACTCACCGAAGATTTTGAAATCCAAGGGATCTCCACCCTCGAGGCAGCACGCCCCGGCGAGGTGAGCTTCCTCGTCAACCCAAAGTACCTGAAGGCGGCGGCTGAAACGCAAGCTTCCGCCGTGATTGTTCCCGAAAACGTGAAACTTGAGGGCAAAGCATATATTCCCCTGCGCTTTCCATGGCTGGGGGTCAGATACTTGCTTCTGCATTTTCATCCGGAGCGTGCCGAAGTTTACTATGAAGGCGTCCACCCGTCGGCGATTGTCTCACCGGAAGCCACTTTGGGTCATGGGGTCACGATTGGCCCGCTCGCTGTGATCGGGCCAAGGGTGAAGGTTGGTGATCATACCGTCATCGGCCCCGGATGCGTGATCGGACCGGACGTGACCATCGGGGAAAACTGCTATCTGCATCCGAACGTCGTGGTGGAACACGGTACGCAAATTGGCAATCGCGTCATCATTCAGAGCGGCGCGGTCTTAGGCGGAGACGGTTTCAAGTTCGAGTTCATTCAAGGGCGGTGGGTCAAGATCCCGCAAGTCGGGCGGGTCATCATTGAGGACGACGTCGAGATCGGTGCAAACACGACGATCGACCGCGCGAGTTTCGTCGAGACACGGATCGGTGCCGGCACGAAGATTGATAATTTGGTTCAAATCGCTCACAATGTGCGGATCGGTAGTAATTGCGTGATTGTGGCACAGGTTGGGATCGCTGGGTCGAGTTCTGTGGGCGACGGCAGTATTTTGGCGGCCCAAGCTGGCATTGCTGACAATCTCATCCTCGGCAAGGGAGTGGTTGTCATGGCGCGAAGCGGGGTGAAAGATCATCTTCCCGACGGCGCGAAAGTGCTGGGTGCCCCGGCACGTCCTTTTCGTGAGGCCGCCCGAATTATGGCAGTCGAGGGCAAACTCCCCAACCTCGCCGAAGAAGTGGCGGAACTGCGCAAGCGGATTGCTGAGCTGGAGGCAAAACTTTCAGCTCAGTAG
- a CDS encoding N-acetylmannosamine-6-phosphate 2-epimerase — protein MRKVTEIFPRGLIVSCQALENEPLHGSEIMARMALAAQMSGAVGIRANTPADIRAIRATVQLPIIGIYKKEYPGSEVYITPTFEEAQEIARAASDMIALDATSRPRPKGETLRELIARIHEELDLPVMADCSTLEEAIEAERLGADTVSTTLAGYTPYSRKTEGPDFELLAEILAHVRVPVIAEGRYHYPDQVARALEMGAYAVVVGGAITRPQEITQRFVERIRPIVGK, from the coding sequence GTGCGGAAAGTGACGGAAATTTTCCCCCGTGGGTTGATTGTCTCGTGTCAGGCATTAGAAAATGAGCCGTTGCACGGGTCGGAGATCATGGCGCGGATGGCTCTCGCGGCGCAAATGAGCGGGGCCGTGGGCATTCGGGCCAATACGCCGGCTGATATCCGGGCCATCCGCGCCACCGTCCAACTACCCATTATCGGGATCTACAAGAAGGAGTACCCGGGGAGCGAGGTGTACATTACCCCCACGTTTGAGGAGGCGCAGGAAATTGCGCGTGCAGCGAGCGACATGATTGCACTCGATGCGACGTCGCGCCCGCGCCCCAAGGGCGAAACTCTCCGAGAACTTATCGCTCGAATCCACGAGGAGCTCGATTTGCCCGTCATGGCGGACTGCTCGACCCTCGAGGAAGCCATCGAGGCGGAACGCCTTGGCGCAGACACGGTGAGCACGACGCTCGCGGGCTATACACCTTATTCACGCAAAACGGAGGGACCGGATTTTGAGCTTCTCGCGGAAATCCTTGCTCACGTGCGCGTCCCAGTCATTGCGGAAGGTCGCTATCACTATCCGGATCAAGTGGCGCGGGCCTTGGAGATGGGTGCCTACGCTGTCGTGGTGGGGGGCGCCATCACTCGGCCTCAGGAAATCACTCAGCGCTTCGTGGAGCGGATCCGGCCGATTGTGGGCAAGTAG
- a CDS encoding 1-hydroxy-2-methyl-2-(E)-butenyl 4-diphosphate synthase, translating into MNSTPRYLRPRRRTREVAVGQFVIGGANPIRVQSMTSTETSDIEATVAQIRALWEAGCEIVRLTVNTRKAAAALPEIRKRCAGIPLVADIHYNHHLALEAAPYVDKIRINPGNIGSEENVRAVIQRANQFGLPIRVGVNQGSLERDIALKYGAHVKDNILMPPEEGYPAEALVESALRNVEILESYGFTRTILSVKSSNVPLMVEAYRQLSAQCDYPLHLGVTEAGTKDNSNIKSSIGIGALLLDGIGDTLRVSIAARRTEEKIEEVRTGFKILQALGLRQFGVEVVACPTCGREDQGFDTTRIAREIEERCADIATPVKVSVMGCYVNGPGEAAEADLGVVASGTAARIYRRGELISSQVPFAEVTDRMVQLIRELAEEKSAR; encoded by the coding sequence ATGAACTCCACACCTCGTTACCTCCGACCTCGCCGGCGCACTCGCGAAGTTGCCGTGGGCCAGTTCGTTATCGGCGGGGCGAACCCAATTCGCGTCCAAAGCATGACGAGCACGGAGACCTCCGACATCGAGGCTACAGTTGCTCAGATTCGCGCGCTGTGGGAAGCGGGTTGCGAGATCGTGCGCCTGACGGTGAATACGCGAAAAGCGGCCGCCGCCTTGCCGGAAATCCGCAAGCGGTGCGCAGGGATCCCTCTCGTGGCGGACATCCACTATAACCACCATCTTGCCCTCGAGGCAGCTCCCTACGTAGATAAAATCCGCATCAACCCCGGCAACATCGGTAGCGAAGAAAACGTCCGCGCAGTCATTCAGCGGGCAAATCAATTTGGGTTGCCCATCCGTGTGGGCGTCAATCAGGGGTCGCTGGAACGCGATATCGCCCTCAAGTACGGCGCGCACGTGAAGGATAACATCCTCATGCCCCCCGAAGAAGGGTATCCTGCCGAAGCGCTGGTCGAAAGTGCTCTGCGCAATGTGGAGATTCTCGAATCCTACGGGTTTACGCGGACGATCCTCAGCGTGAAGAGTTCGAACGTCCCCCTGATGGTTGAAGCGTACCGTCAGCTCAGCGCCCAATGTGACTACCCACTACACCTTGGGGTCACCGAAGCAGGAACAAAGGATAACTCGAACATCAAATCCAGTATAGGCATTGGCGCGCTGTTGCTGGATGGAATCGGCGATACGCTTCGGGTGTCCATTGCCGCGCGCCGCACGGAAGAGAAAATCGAAGAGGTGCGCACGGGCTTCAAAATTTTGCAAGCCTTAGGACTCCGGCAATTCGGCGTCGAGGTGGTGGCATGTCCCACATGCGGACGGGAAGATCAGGGATTCGATACGACCCGGATTGCACGCGAGATCGAAGAGCGCTGCGCGGATATTGCCACACCAGTGAAGGTTTCGGTGATGGGCTGCTACGTCAATGGGCCCGGGGAAGCAGCGGAAGCCGACTTGGGAGTCGTGGCGAGTGGCACCGCGGCACGCATCTATCGGCGAGGTGAGCTGATCTCCTCGCAGGTTCCATTCGCGGAAGTGACCGACCGAATGGTGCAACTGATCCGCGAGCTTGCCGAGGAGAAGTCCGCGCGTTAG
- a CDS encoding Cell wall endopeptidase, family M23/M37 — translation MRHWTRRIGFLLIYFGVAGSGFSAPASSPPPIGWPMSSPNSFPMTAAFDLDSAVGGRADWTGWVLGEPTAGSGHAYDEHSGTDFGMVTGTSLYAVANGTVYALRESVPNDDHSDTGNYLILNHPGIAGRDYRTRYWHLAQNGVIPSSGDSVTKGQLVAYSDNTGNSTGPHLHFGISLLPSDKLTCPFYHGWWENDEFYYGDGYPCLIYLTVNTGPANVREGNSTSYPIITQVPAGARLVATQRNSWYRVMLPMPPAVARESRTPTGALASGYTETGTWADLADKSTVADSASDANRVTLSGLGSRASGFTTVGDSGDVATFAFNAPNQRGYYDIYATWPASANAANVTYRVTDSNGVTSVVVQQVGFFGSSGNGTKTNPYRITTNPYVANHTTVGAPSEWASYSPAGSGISEGGPENLYRFDLLTTSTVFVQVQHSGYPTLDVDIHLLSAPSNTACLQRADWSFTSSELAPGTYYISVDTYQNASRATAYTLTVRFQESTPFPNSWVKLGTFFYDRNAAGSVQILESTVTGKLEPSAPGTVVADAIKIVPRVYRRTGWISNTLVSRIDTGATPVGSVGIRVDATTNYDSDALSDYVEVPIYASPSGTTSNSSAIVGKAVTGQRFVCTGRNGDWYRVELSLGTDSVQGWILGDHLFGYHLDAVSSVEDWSLY, via the coding sequence ATGAGACATTGGACGCGTCGCATCGGGTTCTTGCTGATTTACTTCGGGGTGGCGGGGAGCGGATTCTCGGCCCCAGCCTCCTCGCCCCCACCCATCGGTTGGCCGATGAGCAGCCCGAATTCATTTCCTATGACAGCAGCCTTTGATCTCGATTCAGCGGTTGGTGGTCGCGCAGACTGGACGGGGTGGGTACTCGGTGAACCAACCGCCGGCTCGGGCCATGCTTACGATGAGCACTCTGGCACCGACTTTGGCATGGTAACTGGCACCAGCCTCTATGCCGTCGCCAACGGTACAGTCTACGCGTTGCGCGAATCTGTGCCCAATGATGACCACTCGGATACAGGCAATTACCTCATCCTCAACCACCCGGGCATCGCGGGGCGCGACTATCGAACGCGTTACTGGCACTTGGCCCAGAACGGCGTGATCCCAAGTAGTGGGGATTCTGTCACAAAAGGCCAACTTGTCGCCTATAGCGATAACACGGGGAACTCCACCGGCCCACATCTGCACTTTGGGATCTCGCTGCTTCCGTCGGACAAGTTGACGTGCCCGTTCTACCATGGATGGTGGGAGAACGACGAGTTCTATTATGGCGACGGCTATCCCTGCCTCATCTATCTCACTGTCAACACCGGCCCGGCGAATGTTCGCGAGGGAAACTCGACGTCGTATCCCATCATTACTCAAGTTCCGGCAGGGGCGCGTTTGGTGGCCACTCAGCGTAACTCATGGTATCGGGTGATGCTCCCAATGCCCCCGGCTGTGGCTCGCGAAAGCCGCACCCCCACGGGAGCTCTCGCGAGCGGATACACCGAAACTGGTACATGGGCCGACCTCGCCGATAAGTCCACCGTCGCTGATTCCGCGTCAGACGCAAATCGCGTCACGCTCTCAGGCCTCGGAAGCCGTGCATCAGGTTTCACGACCGTAGGGGATTCCGGCGACGTCGCAACCTTTGCGTTCAATGCGCCAAATCAGCGTGGATACTATGACATCTACGCGACGTGGCCAGCGTCCGCAAATGCCGCGAATGTGACCTATCGCGTCACGGATTCAAATGGTGTCACGAGCGTGGTGGTCCAGCAGGTAGGGTTCTTTGGGTCGAGTGGGAACGGAACAAAAACCAACCCTTATCGCATCACCACAAATCCTTATGTGGCAAACCACACCACCGTGGGTGCCCCCAGTGAATGGGCGAGCTACTCTCCCGCGGGCTCGGGAATTTCCGAAGGTGGGCCGGAGAATCTTTACCGCTTCGACCTCCTCACAACCTCCACGGTTTTTGTGCAGGTGCAGCACTCTGGCTACCCAACCTTGGATGTGGACATCCACCTGCTGAGCGCCCCTTCAAATACTGCATGCTTGCAACGGGCCGACTGGTCCTTCACATCCTCTGAACTCGCGCCGGGTACGTATTATATATCGGTGGACACCTATCAAAACGCGAGCCGTGCCACGGCATACACCCTTACCGTAAGATTCCAAGAAAGTACACCGTTCCCGAACTCTTGGGTGAAATTGGGGACGTTCTTCTACGATCGAAATGCGGCGGGGAGCGTCCAGATTCTTGAATCCACGGTAACCGGGAAACTGGAGCCATCCGCGCCGGGGACTGTGGTCGCCGACGCAATCAAGATAGTTCCGCGGGTCTACCGGCGCACCGGGTGGATTAGCAACACGTTGGTAAGCCGAATTGATACGGGCGCGACGCCGGTCGGTTCCGTAGGTATTCGCGTAGACGCAACGACAAACTACGATTCGGATGCTTTGTCGGACTATGTAGAGGTTCCCATTTATGCATCGCCCTCGGGCACTACCTCGAATAGCTCGGCAATTGTCGGTAAGGCGGTGACGGGGCAGCGTTTCGTCTGCACAGGCCGTAATGGGGATTGGTACCGTGTGGAGTTAAGCCTTGGGACGGATTCGGTGCAGGGCTGGATCTTGGGAGATCACCTCTTTGGCTACCACCTGGATGCGGTGAGCTCGGTCGAGGACTGGAGCCTCTATTGA